A stretch of the Desulfobaccales bacterium genome encodes the following:
- a CDS encoding adenylate/guanylate cyclase domain-containing protein → MMRRLAAFVKSPIARWITGVTLLMACLLVWRPTFTEFIELKLYDLKFRFRGARAPGKDVVIVAIDDDSVKTVGRWPWSRENMARLLTGLKTAGPRVIALDIVFAEKEETVAYQAIRNLCDEIARRGASPEVLALLEAEKNKADVDRLLAKVLSQGPPTILGFFFESVGGKAGGVQPEQLMGGTFLKASTYNVVRLLDTQPSQVPLVSATGIERNLPEITEAAAGDGYFNMIPDPDGTVRWFPMSILYGGEFFAPLTLVTLSHYQDKAPMAITLSHWGVEGIRLGRRQVPVDRYGRLLINFLGPAGLIPTYSAAAVMNGSLPAGVLKDKIVLVGATAVGIYDLRVTPFSGTFPGVEIQATAMDNLLHGNFISTPPLALGIMLLILVVLAILLGLVLPRLSAVLSFIFTLIVLASYVGLNYYLFSRQGIQLDLFYPQALIVLVFLGVTSQRFLAEEEERKRIRKAFESYVAPTVVQEMLKHPEQLRLGGERREITILFTDIRGFTTMSEKLDPQALVTLLHDFLNPMSNIIINQGGTIDKYMGDAIMALFGAPLAQPDHPHLACRAALEMVSSLAALNQDWAAQGRPPLRVGVGVNTGPVAVGNMGSDRLFDYTAIGDNVNLASRLEGLNKYYGTSILISQATAASLGNDFILKDVDRVRVKGKAQAARIYALLGEGEPGPELARYLDLYHRALAFFREGRFAESLTAFGQVLEVRPGDAACQRYAALAQKYLENPPGPDWEAVTVMDGK, encoded by the coding sequence ATGATGCGCCGCCTGGCCGCTTTTGTGAAATCGCCCATCGCCCGCTGGATCACCGGCGTCACCCTGCTGATGGCTTGCCTGCTCGTTTGGCGTCCCACCTTCACCGAGTTTATCGAACTCAAGCTCTACGACCTCAAGTTCCGGTTTCGGGGAGCCCGTGCGCCCGGCAAAGATGTAGTCATCGTGGCTATCGACGACGACAGTGTGAAGACGGTGGGGCGCTGGCCCTGGTCCCGGGAGAACATGGCCCGGCTGCTTACCGGTCTGAAAACGGCCGGTCCCCGGGTCATAGCCTTGGACATCGTCTTTGCCGAAAAAGAAGAGACGGTGGCCTACCAGGCCATCAGGAATCTCTGCGATGAGATCGCCCGGCGGGGCGCCTCGCCGGAAGTGCTGGCTCTGCTGGAGGCCGAGAAAAACAAAGCCGACGTGGACCGGCTGCTGGCCAAAGTCCTGTCCCAAGGTCCTCCCACCATTCTGGGGTTCTTTTTCGAGAGTGTCGGCGGCAAGGCTGGGGGAGTACAGCCGGAACAGCTCATGGGCGGCACTTTCCTCAAGGCTTCCACCTATAACGTGGTGCGCCTCCTGGATACCCAGCCTTCCCAGGTTCCCCTGGTAAGCGCCACCGGAATTGAGCGCAATCTGCCGGAAATCACCGAGGCCGCGGCGGGCGACGGCTATTTCAACATGATTCCTGATCCCGACGGCACGGTGCGCTGGTTTCCCATGAGCATCCTGTATGGCGGAGAGTTCTTCGCCCCTCTGACCCTGGTGACCCTGTCCCATTACCAAGACAAAGCCCCCATGGCCATTACCCTGTCCCATTGGGGAGTGGAGGGGATTCGCCTGGGACGCCGCCAGGTGCCGGTGGACCGCTATGGCCGGCTGCTCATCAATTTTTTGGGCCCCGCCGGCCTCATCCCCACCTATTCCGCCGCCGCCGTCATGAACGGCAGCTTGCCGGCCGGGGTCTTAAAGGACAAGATCGTCCTGGTGGGGGCCACGGCCGTGGGTATCTACGATCTCCGGGTCACCCCTTTCTCCGGGACTTTTCCCGGGGTGGAGATCCAGGCCACCGCCATGGACAATCTGCTGCATGGCAATTTCATCAGCACCCCTCCCTTGGCGCTGGGTATCATGCTGCTGATTCTGGTGGTACTGGCCATCCTGCTGGGTCTGGTGCTGCCCCGGCTCTCCGCTGTCCTGTCCTTCATCTTCACCCTCATCGTCCTGGCAAGCTACGTGGGCCTCAACTACTACCTATTCAGCCGCCAGGGTATCCAGTTGGATCTCTTCTATCCCCAGGCCCTCATTGTCCTGGTCTTTCTGGGAGTGACCTCGCAACGGTTCCTGGCGGAGGAGGAGGAGCGGAAACGTATCCGCAAGGCCTTTGAATCTTATGTGGCTCCCACCGTCGTCCAGGAGATGCTCAAGCACCCCGAGCAACTGCGCCTGGGAGGGGAGCGCCGGGAGATCACTATCCTGTTCACCGACATCCGGGGCTTTACCACCATGTCGGAAAAACTCGACCCCCAAGCCCTGGTGACTCTGCTCCACGACTTCCTCAATCCCATGAGCAACATCATCATCAACCAGGGAGGCACCATCGACAAGTACATGGGGGACGCCATCATGGCCCTCTTCGGTGCCCCCCTCGCTCAACCGGATCACCCCCACCTTGCTTGCCGGGCCGCCCTGGAAATGGTGTCCAGCCTGGCGGCCTTGAACCAGGATTGGGCCGCTCAGGGCCGTCCACCTTTGCGGGTCGGGGTGGGGGTCAACACCGGCCCGGTAGCCGTAGGCAACATGGGGTCCGACCGTCTCTTCGACTATACCGCCATCGGCGACAATGTGAATTTGGCCTCCCGCCTGGAGGGGCTCAACAAATACTACGGCACCTCTATCCTGATCAGCCAAGCCACTGCTGCAAGCTTAGGAAACGACTTCATTCTCAAAGACGTGGATCGGGTGCGGGTTAAGGGGAAAGCCCAGGCGGCCCGCATCTATGCGCTGTTAGGAGAAGGTGAACCCGGTCCGGAACTGGCCCGGTATCTGGACCTCTACCACCGGGCCCTGGCCTTCTTCCGGGAAGGCCGCTTCGCCGAGAGTCTGACTGCTTTTGGGCAGGTCCTGGAGGTGCGCCCCGGGGATGCCGCCTGCCAACGCTACGCCGCCCTGGCCCAAAAGTACCTGGAAAACCCGCCGGGTCCCGACTGGGAAGCCGTGACGGTCATGGATGGCAAATAG
- a CDS encoding DUF1345 domain-containing protein, protein MTFKKRVGHFAWELHDQYRAVLALFLGAVAALICWERFGFSGKVAFLLGWILALNIYLGLLGIVIFQADGPMTKQRVSRDEPNRVFLLIVLILVALLGNISVGVILTSVGNEHPTHARRLVALSVWAVVMSWFLLHTAVGQHYARLYYEDTDRHGRLFAGGMRQGFTFPGSPEPTYLDFLYVSFTVGLTYAMSDVNVTNEVQRRMVLIHSVISFFFYSTILGGVLNAIVTS, encoded by the coding sequence ATGACGTTCAAAAAGCGGGTTGGTCATTTCGCCTGGGAGTTGCATGACCAGTACCGGGCGGTGCTGGCGCTCTTCCTGGGAGCGGTGGCGGCGCTCATCTGCTGGGAACGGTTCGGGTTTAGTGGGAAGGTCGCCTTTCTCCTGGGCTGGATACTGGCCTTGAACATCTACCTGGGCTTGCTGGGAATAGTAATTTTTCAGGCCGACGGCCCCATGACCAAACAAAGGGTCTCCCGGGATGAGCCTAACCGGGTCTTTCTGCTGATCGTGCTGATCCTGGTGGCCCTTCTGGGCAATATCAGCGTGGGCGTCATCCTCACCTCGGTGGGCAATGAGCATCCGACCCACGCCCGCCGCCTGGTGGCCTTGAGCGTCTGGGCCGTGGTCATGTCCTGGTTTCTCCTGCACACGGCCGTGGGACAGCATTACGCCCGGCTGTATTATGAAGATACGGATCGCCACGGCCGCCTCTTTGCCGGGGGCATGCGCCAGGGCTTTACCTTTCCCGGGTCGCCGGAGCCTACCTATCTGGACTTCCTCTATGTCTCGTTTACCGTGGGTTTGACCTATGCCATGAGTGATGTCAACGTAACCAACGAAGTCCAACGGCGGATGGTTCTCATCCACAGCGTGATTTCGTTTTTCTTTTATTCCACCATCCTGGGGGGTGTTCTGAACGCCATTGTGACTTCCTGA
- a CDS encoding SulP family inorganic anion transporter yields the protein MASPATQAKSNRVPILQGILPIKGSQAPADIVAGITLAALNIPQAMGYTEIAGTPVITGLYAILIPMSLFAIFGSSRHLVVGADSATAAIIAGGLMGLAATGSPQYMALCSLLALMAAGFLIVARLIRLGFLADFLSRTVLVGFLTGVGVQVSLMEIGGMLGLASGRHSPIGHLIYDLQHLHQTNFYTLAIAVVVLAIILGSRRISKKIPGALIAVVGAIVVSWAVDLKSHGVATLGAVPSGLPEFGLPRVPLDTGLLLTLLPTAFSIFVVILAQSAATSRAYASRYNERLDENLDLVGLGVANIGAGLSGAFVVNGSPTASEMVHSAGGRTQLAQITSSSIVLLVLLFLTGPLAYMPAAVLSAVVFLICVDLIDIKGMRRIYRERPWEFWVALITAATVVLVGVKQGILLAMFLSLVSHTRHGYRPKNALIVAARSGGWKTQPVQSQAQMLPGLLVYRFSHGMYYANAALLSEQVTKLVKAASPPLAWFCIDAAAVDDIDFSAAETLRHLYTILKAHGIRLVFSEVADEVYDQLERSGIIDLVGRDSFYATGGLMISAYQENQKVSQP from the coding sequence ATGGCGAGCCCCGCCACTCAGGCCAAAAGCAACCGGGTCCCGATCCTCCAGGGGATTTTGCCGATTAAGGGCTCACAGGCGCCCGCAGATATTGTGGCGGGCATCACCCTGGCAGCCTTGAACATCCCCCAGGCCATGGGCTATACCGAGATCGCCGGCACCCCGGTGATCACCGGCCTCTATGCCATCCTCATCCCCATGTCGCTCTTTGCGATTTTCGGATCATCCCGGCACCTGGTGGTGGGAGCCGACTCCGCCACCGCCGCGATTATCGCCGGCGGTCTCATGGGTTTAGCCGCCACGGGTTCCCCCCAATATATGGCCCTCTGTAGCTTGCTGGCCCTGATGGCGGCCGGGTTCCTTATTGTGGCCCGCTTAATCCGCCTGGGCTTTTTGGCGGACTTTTTGTCCCGCACCGTGCTGGTGGGGTTTCTCACCGGGGTGGGGGTCCAGGTTTCCCTCATGGAGATCGGGGGCATGCTGGGGCTGGCCAGTGGCAGGCATAGCCCCATTGGGCACCTCATCTACGATCTCCAGCATCTCCACCAGACGAACTTTTACACCCTGGCCATCGCCGTAGTCGTCCTGGCCATCATTCTGGGTTCCCGCAGGATTTCCAAAAAAATCCCCGGAGCGCTCATTGCCGTGGTCGGCGCCATCGTGGTGAGCTGGGCCGTTGACCTGAAATCCCATGGCGTCGCCACTCTGGGGGCCGTGCCCAGCGGTTTGCCGGAATTCGGCCTGCCTCGGGTGCCCTTGGACACAGGTCTGCTGCTAACCCTTTTGCCTACAGCCTTTTCTATTTTCGTGGTTATCCTGGCCCAAAGCGCCGCCACCTCCCGGGCCTATGCCAGCCGCTATAACGAGCGCCTGGACGAGAACCTAGACCTGGTGGGTTTGGGCGTGGCCAACATCGGGGCCGGGCTATCCGGGGCCTTCGTGGTCAACGGCAGCCCCACGGCCTCGGAGATGGTGCACAGCGCCGGCGGCCGCACCCAATTGGCCCAGATCACCAGCAGCAGCATCGTCCTGTTGGTGCTGTTGTTCCTGACCGGTCCGCTGGCCTACATGCCGGCCGCGGTTTTATCCGCGGTGGTTTTCCTCATCTGCGTGGACCTCATCGACATTAAGGGGATGCGCCGTATCTACCGGGAGCGCCCCTGGGAATTTTGGGTGGCCCTCATCACCGCGGCCACCGTGGTCCTGGTGGGTGTAAAGCAGGGCATCCTCCTGGCCATGTTCCTGTCGCTGGTGAGCCACACCCGGCACGGCTACCGCCCGAAAAATGCGTTGATCGTGGCGGCCCGGTCGGGGGGCTGGAAGACCCAACCGGTCCAATCTCAGGCCCAAATGCTGCCGGGGCTGCTGGTCTATCGCTTTTCCCACGGCATGTACTATGCCAATGCTGCGCTGCTGTCCGAGCAGGTCACCAAGTTGGTCAAGGCGGCGAGCCCGCCTCTGGCCTGGTTCTGCATTGACGCCGCCGCGGTGGACGATATTGACTTTTCCGCAGCTGAAACTCTGCGCCACCTTTATACCATCCTCAAAGCGCATGGGATCAGGCTAGTATTTTCCGAGGTTGCAGATGAGGTTTATGACCAACTGGAACGCTCGGGGATCATCGACCTGGTGGGCCGGGACTCCTTTTATGCCACCGGGGGTTTGATGATCAGCGCTTACCAGGAGAACCAAAAAGTTTCGCAGCCTTAG
- a CDS encoding zinc ribbon domain-containing protein produces MPIYEFRCQDCRRISGFLILNLNEPFTPVCKQCGGSSLERVLSRVHVRLSEETRMERLADPAAWSGMDENDPKSVAKVLKKMGQEMGEDFPGEVDEMVEEAMESQEGGAAAETDF; encoded by the coding sequence ATGCCGATTTACGAGTTTCGCTGCCAGGATTGTCGACGCATTTCAGGGTTTCTCATCTTAAATCTAAACGAACCGTTCACCCCGGTGTGCAAGCAGTGTGGCGGCTCCTCTCTGGAGCGGGTGCTGTCCCGAGTGCATGTGCGCCTCTCCGAAGAGACGCGCATGGAACGCCTGGCCGACCCCGCGGCCTGGTCCGGGATGGATGAAAATGATCCCAAGAGTGTCGCCAAAGTGCTCAAGAAGATGGGGCAGGAAATGGGCGAAGACTTCCCTGGCGAGGTGGATGAAATGGTGGAAGAAGCCATGGAAAGCCAGGAGGGGGGCGCGGCCGCCGAGACGGATTTTTGA
- a CDS encoding M48 family metalloprotease → MNKSSRWRLVAIIILATSLLLAPVRSSWAFWDMMSGGLSVEKEKQLGEQFLLEVQQEIPLVKDPFLTSYLNKLGQRLVAQIGPQPFQYKFFIVDDPSMNAFAVPGGYIFIHTGLIRMAEREGELAGVMAHEISHVSCRHMSKMMEKSRAVSIASMIGALASVFLGGVGVPLMVGSMAAGESAMLKYSRDNESEADAMGFKWMLKAGYNPRDMVSIFNKMNKQRWLEGGKLPIYLSTHPDVDNRVVELSHQLVVHQKELQPVKDNPAFQFFTAKLESLSGNANQLLRRMSLDALHEPNNPVYPYGRALALAKLDRDNEALAAFQQALQLAPDNPLIIRDLAVFYFDHNKFAEAQKSFNELSLRYPQDDVSLYYLARIYQEQKKTDQALPLFEKVHKLNPTFSDVYYNLGTLYGQKGKLGLAHYYLAFYSLYVKALPTAMFHFQRAVKDLSPGDPRYTEARLQLTRLEKMKVRVRN, encoded by the coding sequence ATGAATAAAAGTTCTCGCTGGAGGCTGGTAGCCATCATTATCCTGGCTACGAGCTTGCTCCTGGCGCCCGTTCGTTCCAGTTGGGCCTTTTGGGATATGATGTCCGGCGGCTTGAGCGTCGAAAAGGAAAAGCAGCTCGGCGAGCAATTTCTCCTTGAAGTTCAGCAAGAAATCCCACTCGTCAAAGACCCTTTCCTGACTTCATACTTAAATAAATTAGGTCAGAGACTGGTGGCCCAAATAGGGCCCCAGCCGTTTCAGTACAAGTTTTTTATTGTGGACGACCCTAGCATGAATGCCTTTGCGGTGCCGGGCGGCTATATTTTCATCCACACGGGCTTGATTCGCATGGCCGAGCGGGAGGGGGAACTGGCCGGGGTAATGGCCCACGAAATTTCCCATGTCTCTTGCCGGCACATGTCCAAGATGATGGAAAAATCCCGAGCGGTCAGCATTGCCAGCATGATCGGGGCCCTGGCGTCCGTTTTCTTGGGAGGGGTAGGCGTGCCCCTCATGGTGGGTTCTATGGCCGCCGGGGAAAGCGCCATGTTGAAGTACAGCCGGGATAACGAATCCGAGGCCGACGCCATGGGGTTCAAGTGGATGCTCAAGGCGGGGTATAACCCCCGGGATATGGTAAGCATATTCAATAAGATGAATAAGCAACGCTGGCTGGAAGGGGGGAAGCTGCCCATCTATCTCAGCACTCACCCGGATGTGGACAATCGGGTTGTGGAACTCTCCCACCAGTTGGTGGTGCACCAAAAAGAATTACAGCCTGTAAAAGACAATCCTGCTTTTCAATTCTTCACCGCCAAACTGGAGTCCCTGAGCGGCAACGCGAACCAACTCCTGCGGCGGATGAGTCTGGATGCGCTGCACGAGCCCAATAATCCCGTCTACCCCTACGGTCGCGCTCTGGCGTTGGCCAAATTGGACCGTGATAACGAAGCCCTGGCAGCGTTTCAACAGGCTTTGCAGCTCGCTCCGGATAATCCCCTGATTATACGGGACTTGGCCGTTTTTTATTTCGACCATAATAAGTTTGCCGAGGCCCAAAAGAGCTTTAATGAGCTTTCCCTGCGCTATCCCCAGGATGACGTCTCGCTTTATTATTTGGCGCGGATCTATCAGGAGCAGAAGAAGACCGATCAGGCCTTGCCCCTGTTTGAAAAGGTCCACAAGCTCAATCCTACCTTCAGCGATGTTTACTACAACCTGGGAACCCTTTACGGCCAGAAGGGGAAATTGGGGCTGGCCCATTATTATCTGGCGTTTTATAGTCTCTATGTCAAAGCCCTGCCTACCGCCATGTTTCACTTTCAAAGGGCGGTCAAGGACTTGTCCCCCGGTGACCCCCGTTACACCGAAGCCCGGTTGCAGTTGACCCGCCTGGAAAAAATGAAGGTCAGGGTGCGGAATTAG
- the rsfS gene encoding ribosome silencing factor translates to MAVRTIVAHKGIDTVLLKVSEFCSFADYFVICSGGSKRHVLALAEHLEEALSRAGLQPLGVEGREEGQWVLLDYNIMVIHIFLEPLRDFYNLEDLWSDAPKIQIDQDNESAFSSQDPLATALSDSEPVHHE, encoded by the coding sequence TTGGCCGTCAGGACCATCGTCGCCCATAAGGGCATTGACACGGTGCTCCTGAAGGTGAGCGAGTTTTGTTCGTTTGCGGACTATTTCGTCATTTGCTCGGGCGGGTCAAAACGGCATGTGCTGGCCCTGGCCGAACATCTGGAAGAGGCCCTGAGCCGGGCCGGACTTCAGCCTCTGGGGGTTGAAGGCCGTGAAGAAGGCCAATGGGTGTTACTGGATTACAATATCATGGTGATCCATATCTTCCTTGAGCCGTTGCGGGATTTTTATAATTTGGAAGATCTCTGGTCGGACGCCCCCAAGATCCAGATAGATCAGGACAACGAATCTGCCTTCTCTTCCCAGGACCCTTTAGCCACCGCTCTTTCCGATTCCGAGCCCGTCCATCATGAATAA
- the nadD gene encoding nicotinate-nucleotide adenylyltransferase has translation MATDRSEPEATPRLGLFGGTFNPIHYGHLRSAEEVCEALGLTRLWFIPAGEPPHKAAQGITPFETRLEMTRLAVGDHPVMSVSDLEGRRPGRSYSIETLRQVRREVGPTWELYFILGLDAVLEIASWKDYRDLFTLSHFVVLDRPGYDRHLLGEVLLREVHPQFKPLQGEHGFKHPDGHKVIFQETTLLDISGTTIRNLVRQGHSIRYLLPEAVRRYIINHKFYT, from the coding sequence ATGGCGACGGACAGATCAGAACCTGAGGCGACGCCGCGTCTGGGGCTCTTCGGCGGCACGTTTAACCCCATCCACTACGGGCACCTGCGGTCCGCCGAAGAAGTCTGTGAGGCCCTGGGATTGACCCGCCTCTGGTTTATTCCTGCGGGCGAGCCGCCCCACAAGGCCGCGCAAGGCATCACTCCGTTCGAAACCCGCCTCGAGATGACCCGGCTGGCCGTGGGCGACCACCCGGTGATGTCGGTATCCGACCTGGAAGGGCGGCGGCCGGGGAGATCCTACTCCATCGAAACCCTGCGGCAGGTCCGCCGGGAAGTAGGTCCAACGTGGGAGCTCTATTTTATTCTGGGTTTGGATGCCGTTCTGGAAATCGCCAGTTGGAAGGACTATCGGGACCTTTTCACCTTAAGCCATTTTGTGGTCCTGGATCGCCCCGGCTATGACCGCCACCTGTTGGGGGAGGTCCTCCTCCGGGAAGTCCATCCGCAATTTAAGCCCCTTCAGGGTGAGCACGGTTTTAAGCACCCTGACGGCCACAAAGTGATTTTCCAGGAAACCACGCTCCTGGATATTTCAGGCACCACAATCAGGAACCTGGTTCGACAGGGGCATTCCATTCGCTACCTCTTGCCGGAGGCGGTGCGAAGATATATAATAAACCATAAGTTTTATACTTAG
- a CDS encoding glutamate-5-semialdehyde dehydrogenase: protein MDIPEMVHHMAQEAKGAARRVGTLSREVKDRVILRVADLLKERQTGIQTANARDVDAARAQNFAPAFIDRLTLSDKVFVSMIKGLQEVAALPDPVGAVTGMWVRPNGLKVGRQRIPLGVIGFIYESRPNVTVDAAALCLKSGNAVILKGGKEALHANLALAQVMQDALAEAGAPVAAVQVIPSVAREATLELLKQDELVDLIIPRGGEGLIRFVAEHSRIPVLKHYKGVCHIFVDDSADLEMAEAICFNAKVQRPGVCNAMETLLVHTAAAPEFLPRMFARLSQAGVEIRGCPVTREIIASITPAQEADWGAEFLDLILAVKVVSDLDAALAHIARYGSNHTEAIITRDYARSQRFLKEVDSSVVLVNASTRFNDGGELGLGAEIGINTSKLHAFGPMGLEELTTTKFIVYGDGQIRT, encoded by the coding sequence ATGGATATCCCAGAAATGGTTCATCATATGGCCCAAGAGGCCAAAGGCGCCGCCCGGCGCGTCGGCACGCTGTCCCGGGAGGTGAAAGACCGGGTCATCCTCCGGGTGGCGGACTTGCTGAAGGAACGCCAGACCGGGATACAGACGGCCAACGCCCGGGATGTGGACGCGGCCCGGGCCCAGAACTTTGCTCCGGCATTTATAGATCGGCTCACGCTTTCCGATAAAGTATTTGTCTCGATGATCAAGGGTCTCCAGGAAGTGGCGGCTTTGCCCGACCCGGTGGGGGCCGTCACCGGCATGTGGGTGCGCCCCAACGGCCTGAAAGTGGGGAGACAGCGCATTCCCTTGGGGGTTATCGGCTTTATTTATGAGTCCCGTCCCAATGTGACGGTGGATGCCGCCGCTCTCTGCCTTAAGAGTGGGAACGCGGTTATCCTCAAAGGCGGCAAAGAGGCCCTGCATGCCAATCTGGCCCTGGCCCAAGTGATGCAGGATGCGCTGGCCGAGGCCGGGGCCCCTGTCGCCGCGGTGCAGGTCATCCCCAGCGTGGCCCGGGAGGCCACTTTGGAGCTGTTGAAGCAGGACGAGCTGGTGGACCTGATTATCCCCCGGGGGGGCGAAGGACTGATCCGCTTCGTGGCGGAACACTCCCGCATCCCGGTGCTCAAGCATTACAAGGGGGTCTGCCACATCTTTGTGGATGACTCCGCCGACCTGGAAATGGCCGAAGCGATTTGCTTCAACGCCAAGGTGCAGCGTCCCGGGGTGTGCAATGCCATGGAAACCCTGCTGGTCCACACAGCTGCGGCGCCTGAGTTTTTGCCCCGAATGTTCGCTCGCTTAAGCCAGGCTGGCGTAGAAATACGGGGCTGCCCCGTTACCCGTGAAATCATTGCCTCGATAACCCCGGCCCAGGAGGCCGACTGGGGCGCGGAATTTCTGGACCTGATTTTGGCCGTGAAGGTGGTGTCGGACCTGGACGCGGCCCTGGCGCACATCGCCCGGTATGGTTCCAACCACACCGAGGCCATCATCACCCGGGATTATGCCCGGTCCCAAAGGTTTTTAAAGGAGGTGGACTCGTCGGTGGTTCTGGTCAACGCCTCTACCCGCTTCAATGATGGCGGCGAGTTGGGCTTGGGCGCGGAAATCGGCATCAACACCTCCAAGCTCCACGCCTTCGGGCCCATGGGTCTGGAAGAGCTGACCACCACCAAGTTTATCGTCTATGGCGACGGACAGATCAGAACCTGA
- a CDS encoding polysaccharide deacetylase family protein codes for MQRFIRLRLRMILMLLAVYCGGALGTAWGADPVTIWAGPANVKAVALTFDDGPSPIYTPQIMALLKQYGAQGTFFVMGHKVEKNPGLVQALLKDGNEVGNHSFSHPRMTKADQASRERELERTAVGLDLVGCPQTSRLFRPPYSAWDDRLKSYMAHTGRRMVMWSLDSGDWQGLAAPAIIHNVLGRVKNGDIIIFHDCCAETRADRHPTVEALKTILPALQAQGYRMVTVSELVGCKDFYKGAKRQGN; via the coding sequence ATGCAACGATTTATCCGCCTGCGGTTGAGGATGATTCTGATGCTGTTGGCAGTGTACTGCGGCGGCGCGCTGGGGACGGCCTGGGGGGCCGACCCTGTGACCATTTGGGCCGGACCAGCCAATGTCAAAGCCGTGGCCCTGACCTTTGACGACGGCCCCTCACCCATCTATACTCCGCAAATCATGGCCTTACTCAAGCAGTATGGCGCCCAGGGCACTTTTTTTGTCATGGGGCACAAGGTGGAGAAAAACCCCGGGTTGGTGCAGGCGCTGCTTAAAGATGGCAACGAAGTGGGCAATCACAGCTTCAGCCATCCCCGGATGACCAAGGCGGACCAGGCCTCCAGGGAGCGGGAGTTGGAGCGCACCGCGGTGGGTCTGGACCTGGTGGGCTGCCCCCAGACATCCAGGCTGTTCCGGCCCCCGTACAGCGCCTGGGATGACCGGCTAAAGTCTTATATGGCTCATACCGGACGGCGCATGGTCATGTGGAGCCTGGATTCCGGCGACTGGCAGGGGTTGGCGGCCCCGGCCATTATCCACAATGTCTTGGGCCGGGTGAAAAACGGCGACATCATTATTTTTCACGACTGTTGCGCAGAGACCCGAGCGGACCGTCACCCCACGGTGGAGGCCTTGAAGACTATCCTGCCCGCTCTGCAAGCCCAAGGCTACCGCATGGTGACGGTTTCGGAACTGGTCGGCTGCAAAGATTTTTATAAGGGGGCAAAGCGGCAAGGGAATTAA
- a CDS encoding tetratricopeptide repeat protein, giving the protein MDTKSGNKKPSAPAGKPKKSVMSFSKDLVVCLGIITTLIGFGPQILDSLDKLSGTTQRYSLFSTYVNYGQALFNEERFNEASRSFEEALSFRPHDFGVQLELKKTRLLHALYRLQDIQAEELAKLAFEVEVVIRSNVPDLYRFYFVQGNIRYIQKDYKGAVKSYEKALEIKPDYAKAMSNLGATLNDLKDFPAAVRMLKAAIRAGDVEPAVYNNLTIALWSSGAYDQAIVTAQEGIKLFPTYGQLYNELGITFYKLGRMEEAVSAFKTAHVMIPKWQKPNLLECLTNISYPLAALGRTDEALYYLRQAKEVMPDNPHIYLAMATCYQEAGSDAKALEAYEQLGALGVYPDPPEMIKWAAILERFHRPREASMRLYMALEKSKHDERTVQTIQEMAEKYKYQDILQRIREITKSSH; this is encoded by the coding sequence ATGGACACAAAGAGCGGGAATAAGAAACCCTCTGCGCCTGCGGGCAAACCGAAAAAGTCCGTAATGTCGTTTTCCAAAGATCTGGTGGTCTGCTTAGGCATAATCACCACCTTAATCGGGTTTGGGCCGCAGATTTTGGATTCACTTGATAAGTTGTCAGGCACGACGCAGCGCTATTCTCTCTTTTCCACCTACGTCAATTATGGTCAGGCGCTTTTCAATGAGGAGCGTTTCAATGAGGCGTCCCGATCTTTTGAGGAAGCCCTCTCTTTCCGGCCACATGATTTTGGGGTGCAGCTTGAACTGAAGAAGACCCGCTTACTCCACGCCCTCTATCGCCTCCAAGATATTCAGGCTGAAGAACTGGCGAAGCTCGCCTTTGAAGTTGAAGTTGTAATAAGAAGTAACGTTCCGGATTTATATCGCTTTTACTTTGTCCAAGGAAATATTCGTTATATTCAAAAAGACTACAAAGGCGCGGTCAAGTCATATGAAAAGGCCTTAGAGATCAAACCCGACTACGCCAAAGCTATGAGTAACTTAGGTGCAACATTAAATGACCTCAAAGATTTTCCTGCCGCGGTCCGTATGCTCAAGGCTGCCATACGGGCAGGTGATGTTGAACCGGCGGTTTATAATAATCTTACCATAGCCCTATGGAGTTCCGGGGCCTATGATCAGGCTATTGTCACGGCTCAAGAAGGCATCAAGTTATTCCCCACCTATGGTCAACTTTATAATGAGCTGGGAATTACGTTTTACAAGTTAGGTCGGATGGAGGAAGCGGTATCGGCTTTTAAAACCGCGCACGTCATGATTCCTAAGTGGCAAAAGCCTAATCTGCTTGAATGTTTGACCAATATCTCTTATCCTCTGGCGGCCTTGGGTCGAACCGATGAAGCCCTCTATTATCTTCGTCAGGCCAAGGAGGTTATGCCGGATAACCCTCACATCTATCTGGCGATGGCGACGTGCTATCAGGAGGCTGGCAGCGATGCCAAGGCCTTAGAAGCATACGAACAGTTAGGAGCTTTGGGAGTTTATCCCGATCCTCCGGAAATGATTAAGTGGGCCGCCATCCTGGAGCGTTTTCACCGGCCGCGAGAAGCGTCTATGCGACTGTACATGGCATTGGAAAAAAGTAAGCATGATGAGCGGACGGTGCAGACGATTCAAGAGATGGCCGAAAAATATAAGTATCAAGATATATTACAGCGCATCAGAGAAATCACTAAATCTTCCCACTAA